The following is a genomic window from Paralichthys olivaceus isolate ysfri-2021 chromosome 3, ASM2471397v2, whole genome shotgun sequence.
ccctaacccctaaccctaaccctaacccctaaccctaacccctaaccctaaccctacccctacccctaaccctaacccctaaccctaaccctaacccttaaccctaaccctaaccctaaccctaacccaagcctaaacctaaacccaactctcccaatcttaaccctgacctgaatccatacactaaccctaaccaacccttccccaagcctaaacctaaccagaatatctccgtcagctgacgtgttgacccccccagaataagtcaattatttccatttcgttgttcgaccccttccgaagctcagagatgctcaaggatggtaccaatcgatgcccagtgccccaattagtgggggtagagcctacttgcaagtcgctccgaccttcacaacaaaagttattcaagaatatctcctcagatttcgggggatttcctcgttcaacaccttccgaaggtcggagaagctcggggatggcaccaatcgatccgcaggaccccaattagtccagacggaaccactttccaagtcgctccgaccttcacaaaaaaagttattcaagaatatctccttctcctatgtgcttttacccctaaccctaaccctaaccctaaccctaaccctaacccctaacccctaaccctaaccctaaccctctaaccctaaccctaaccctaaccctaaccctaaccctctgaccctaaccctaaccctaaccccctaaccctaaccctaaccctaaccccctaaccctaaccccctaaccctaaccccctaaccctaaccctaaccctaacccctaaccctaaccctaaccctaaccctaaccccctaaccctaaagcccctaaccctgaccctaaccccctaaccccctaaccctttccaagtcgctccgaccttcacaaaaaaagttattcaagaatatctccttctcctatgtgcttttaccccttatcctagcctagccttcaccacgcccactttggccatttgcccttccgaaggtcctacgagctcggggatggcaccaatcgatgcgcaatgcccaaattagtggggatagagcctacttgcaagtcgctccgaccttcacaacaaaagttattcaagaatatctccttctcctatgtgctcttatcccttatccctagccttcaccacgcccactttggccatttgcccttccgaaggtcctacaagctcggggatggtaccaattgatgcgcaatacccaaattagtgggggcagagcctacttgcaagtcgctccgaccttcacaacaaaagttattcaagaatatctcttcagatttcggggaatttcctcgttcgaccccttccgaaggtcggagaagctcggggatggcaacaatcgatccgcaggacccaaattagtccagacagaaccactttccaagtcgctccgaccttcacaaaaaaagttattcaagaatatctccttctcctatgtgcttttaccccttatcctaaccctaaccctaaccctaacccctaaccctaacccctaaccctaaccctgtgcttttaccccttatccttaccctaaccctaaccctaacccctaaccctaaccccctaaccctaaccctaaccccctaaccctaaccccctaaccctaaccctttccaagtcgctccgaccttcacaaaaaaagttattcaagaatatctccttctcctatgtgcttttaccccttatcctaacccctaaccctaaccctaacccctaaccctaaccctaacaccctaaccctaaccctaacccttatcattctgtatcctaaccctaaccccctaaccctaatcctccgcagagccggacgcgggcaagcttggctattatccccttaccctGAACCGAACCCTAAAGCCGTTACGCCCTGCACCATATGTGCTGACGCCACACACCTGATGCTCAGAGTGGGCCCAGTTGATTGCCATGTACACAGTGGTGGCGTAGCTTGCACTGGGCAAAGAAATCCTCCATTTCTTAGTCTCCCctctgaaatacaacaatacaatgaAATACAAGAATACAATTAAATACTTGTACTACAACTGGTggtaaccgtactgatgacatgatggtcgtgtgattgttaacaacagtatgttataataataataacagtatataatgataacatttataatatattcagGAGGAACGATTTTCACCTCCACACTTCTGACCGCAacattcgcttataatggggagtcaaaaaagttattcaagaaggGCCCACCTCAGTGTGGTTATCATCCtgtatcctaaccctaaccctaacccctaacaccctaaccccaGTGTGGTTATCATCCCTTATCCTAACTCTAACTCCCACAAACTAGTTCAAACCTCTCAACAAGAAATACAACAGACAGGAAGTTAAAAagggggcttttattttgaaacagacAATGacgtgtgtgcatatgtgtgtgttgaaatgtgctTCCAGACCTGCCCTGAACTttgtttctctggaggaggtgaatTGAGAGCCTCCAGACATTATGTTTATGTTCTGGCCCCCTAGTATGAACTCTGCCGAAAATCCAGAGTCAATGTGCGAACACATCAGGGGATCCCTTGCTGGATTGACCACAgcgagtgggggggttgatgacgctaCTAACACGCATCAGACAAAGAAAtactaattttaaaaaaaatctcaggatgaagaaaacaATTCTGAAAAGAGCTTCTGTGTGATTTTATGTTGGTTTTGTGATGAGTTGACTCGAGAAGTCGTAAAGATCTTTGTTGATTTTCTTCAGAGTCTGAACTTCTTCTTCCAACTCTGCAACACGAACCTTTGTGTTTTCTCCATCACCGAACACCGactaaaacaaatacacagacacttttattctgaagtttGGGGACCTGGACTATGAAGCTAGTTCAACATATCCATGATCTCTGTCAGTTATCCAGCTGAACTTAACCTAATAATCACATTCAGGTTTTACTgcatatgaccaatcacagacattgacagtttgactgacagcagaggatCAAACAATTGAATAGTAAAAATCAGAGGATCAAACAactgaataataaaaatcagaGGATAACAAACatccagaataaaagaaacagttcCAGCTCCTAAATGCAGGAAGAACAGCTGGTAAAACATCTGGGATTGTGTCAATGTTATGTTACAGCACCACCTGGTGATATTTGGTAAAACATACATTATGTGACCAAGAGATAACATGTATGAACAAGATAAATAACTCAGGGCCACGAAATCTGAATCTGTTGTTTACTAACAAAATGTGTGAAGAACTTAACCTGGAGCAGTTTAACTGTTCAGCATAACTTACTATGGTGATTTACCCCGATAACAAGggaacgagcttcgtaggactcAATAAcacctgataaccacaaatcctgcttcgtagTAAAGGGCCCAGGAGGctaacccccccaaaaaacaaaaggttCTGGTAAAACTTCACTTACTGGATCCACAGGGAAACATTCAGGTTTAAGCGCCATCTCTCACCTTGTCAGTCACAGCATTCATCAGTGAGCTCAGCCTATCAGCTTTCTGCAGGTatgtctcttcctcttcctgaaAACGCCAAAATAAAGGCAgatagaaaagaaagatgaaacATATTTTCGAAATAAAGGTGCCAAGtgtgaattaaaaatgaaagatcTGATTTAAATGATCACATAAATAAAGAAGCTGTCCAGTATCAGTGTGAGGGGACTCACCTGTGTGCAGGGAGCGAGTCGGACACAAACGTCTCCTGATTCCCCACCATCGCCCTCGGAAGCATGCAGGTGTCGGCTGAAGCGCGGCAGAGGAACAACGGGTCGACTGTCGGGCAGGAACATATTCGCTGGAGCCGCCGTGATGAAGACATTGGTCACTGGACCtgaacaaagacaggaagtgatatCAGATGAATCTGTTGACAGATCATTTCATCACTGAGGATGAAGCTTCTTTAACATTCTGGATGGTTTCATTGTCAAAGGCGTCGGCAGCTGAATCTGACAAAGTGACGGAGGTGTGGGACGAGTCCATCAGCCCAGCCAAAAGAGAGACTATAATATCACTCCTGACGGTGCACTGAAGGTCTGACAATCTCCAGCACAGACAGgatttggttcattatgaaggGTCATGATCACTGCGAGATGACTTTTAGAGTCATCACAAGTTGAGTCCTgtacttttattgtgaaggagcTGGATGCCTTTTATAGTTAAGGTGTTAGAGGGCTTTTCAATCCAGGTTCGAGTTAGCCCAGGTTGAAGCCAACCTGGGGTGGAGTCAACCTAGGTTCAGTCATCAGTCTGATGATGTCATAATAATAGGCAGGGCTTACCTTTGTGGGCAAGGCAGCGGATGCTCTGTTTACTCTGAACATCCCAGAGTCTGACAGTCTCATCATGTGACCCAGAGGCGAGGAGTGTCCCATCCAtcgacacagacagacatgtcaCCAAGTTCCTGAGGAGACTGTTCTGATCAGATATCACATACTAACACCAATAGATAATATTTACTGATCCAAAACTTaagctttacacacacacacacacacacacacacacacacacacacacacacacacacacacagtgtgcacaattattagggttaggcaagTGAGTATACACTGTAGTTgttcaataataaaatgaatccTCAAAAATACAACATGCCTAATAATTGTGcacacagtgtatatatatataaccctaaccctaaccctatatatatatatatatatatatatatgtatacacacaaatacatatacaaTAAATAGATATAACCATGTAACCACCACAACTCTAATCAACGACAATTATTAATCagacacttttttttactttatttataattacaCAATGAACAGAACCACTATTACTGATCCAGTGTCTCAAACATTCTTTCATAAACATGAAGGATAACATCACATGACATTCACATGAAATGTTTCATGATTTAATGCCTCCGTCACACATCTGTGTGAAtcattataaacacattttcacctgTGACCTTTGAAGACCTGGTTTCCATCGTTGTCGGACTGAAACGATTTGTCACGACTGAGACTCTGAAACAGATTCAAACTGTTAATCTTTATTGACAACAGAGGCAGAAACAGCAGCTCAGCCAGTTGATCTATTGATTGAGGGTTAGGGAGAGGAGAGGtcacctttgaccaccaaagtCTAACCAGATCCTccatgagtcaaagtgaattgTATCAGATGTAATGAATTTCCCTACGGACAGTTCTGATATATCACATTAACAGGATAGTGAGCTCACTGTGACCTTGGCCTTTTGACCTCTAGGCACCAAAATCTAAAATGACATAACTCATGAGAGACACACTAACATGTCATGATGTTATAtgacagaacatgtaaacttaAAAATGTTAAGAGGTAATTTATTTGTATCTTATGATGTATGATGACTAGGATTGTCTGGGGTGTGACAGAGAATGTTATGAATCGACTCACCTGGCTGCACAGAGACACCTGGAAAATGTTTCCATCAGTTCCTCCACAGAACAGGAAGTACTcacaggggtcaaaggtcacagacaTGATCTCCACATCAAACAGAATGGACAGGAGCAGCTCACCTGAGGACAGCTCCCACATctggacacacagagaaacacagtagCACTAATCGTTTTGCACTGGTGGTCTGTTGTGGTAACTCTGTCGTGGAAACCCTGTATTCAGACTTTTTGTTGCCACTGTTCACATTGCTGAACTCTCATCACTGCTTCTGACTCCAGAAGtgaactattattattttatttattattaccaACAATACTAAGTCTCATTGTTCAACTGTTggttctctatattaatacgattttaagcttttgaccttctatgtaaagagccttgagatcaTGGATATTAGGAtttggtgctatataaataaaatttaattgaaattgaatcagTGCCACTGATTCAGGATCAAAGCAAAAGCACCAGTTGGTTTGCATCATGTCAGAGGCTCCTGTCTGGGTGTGATCCCTCCTTATTAACTTTACACTGAAACAAGTGTTTAGGTTCACAAGTTATTGGAACCTGAAcagtactttgtgtttgtttgatttgctccagagtttgtgaaatgtatttaaacacattgaagaaaaagttttcattttgtgcgCACtgcagcatacacacacactttatttattgttttggttgtgttaaatttatttaggatatttttatatttttatttctcattcaaATGTCAGACTTAATATTCTTTAGAATTAAGTTCATTGCTCTATGAAAGTGTGAACTTGCATGATTATCGATGCAGAGTCATCCTCTCTGCAGGAGCCCAAACATTAACACGTGTTGCTCCTCgtctgctctctgctgtgtgCGTCAACCTAACCTGATGTGGGCGTAACTCTATTCCAGCCACATGATTGGTACCGTGCAGTGATATGCTCATTTTCATTGGATGTGTTGTCTGTCATAACATGGATGGGAAGAATTCTATCCTTGTTGTAGGAACATGTCTTAAATTTATATCTGGGAAAAGTTTGCGATAATTATCTATCATTTTATCACCCAGTCCTACATTCACGTATACATACTCTTTCACCCAGATGCGCTAAGAGGTACCAAAATTTGGCACAGATTGATTTAACGTGAATCTGCACTGGGTAGTACCATTGTAATTCAGTCGGTGCTCTAAAGAGTACCAAGTTCGGTACCCAACTCTATGCGCTTGTGCACCTAAATGAAAAAATTAAGGGCACCGATGCAACCAATGTGAAAAGTTAGTCTGGATCCATGCAAGAACAAACATGGCAACAATGGAGAAGGAAATgatagtaaaagtaaaatgataTAGATCCTGTATTTTCAGAACAATTAAGTTTCCGCCACTGTAAAAATGTCTTCTTCATGTCCTATTTGTTACACTGCCCCCCTATGATTTCAAGTGGTACttctctgttttgtctctgtcGTCTGTATAATAATAAGGTCTGACTACATCAAGAGCCTTGACATGAtgtgtgttgtgatttattGCTATAGAACTACTACTATAAAACTTCTATTATCCAGGTTAAACAGTGCATCTGTCAGACCAGTGCAGTTACCTTGACAGTCTGATCTAAGGAGGCTGTGGCGACTCTGGCCTGAGCTCCCATCAGGCCGCAGTGCAGGTCGGTGATTGGTAGAGAGTGACGAGACAGGACATGACGGGGATCTGGGGTGTGGTTTAAATCCAGCTGTatcacactgaaacaaaaaacagtCTTCAGATTAAAAGTGTTTACATACTAATAGTCAGAGTTAAAAACATTGAGTATCTTTTTAAAGGGTCGACATGAAAATATCCAATAATCAGTTTAGTTCAGGTTTATAACAGTCATCTGAACCATGGTGacaataaataaactaaacaaTCAAAGTCCCTCTGCTCTTGAGCCATTGCTCACATAAATGCGTTAGTGCATTTCATGACACCAGGTCTCCCTCCTGGAATATAAGATACAGTAGTTTGTTCTCAACTTTCAAAGGAAATATacaacacactttttaaaaattgaagGGAACACTTAACATAATAAaaccaagtcagttaaacttcagagATCAAAGTGTCCATTTAAAAgaacaagtgattgtgaatcactttctcttttttggTGCAAATCAAAGTCACAACAGGTTAAATGGAGACAAAAGCAAACGAGCCCCAAACAGGGAATATTTTTAATGTGGtgtccacagacagctgctctctcctggTCCTTCCTGACTCATTCTAGTTCTGTGTTCTGCTCGGGTCCTcgtcactactggtagcatgaggcgctACCTGCAGCATCAGGTTGCAGAgttagtccagctcctccaggaggaCTCATTCATCCATGTGGTCACAAGAAGGTTTGTGTCTCCAGCACAGTCTCAAGAGCCTggaggagacaccaggagacgttacaccagAAGACATTACAcccaggagacaccaggagagctggacagaagAAGAGCATCAACCCAGCAGGAGGAGCACTGctctacaaaatgacctccagcaggttactggtgtgtttctgaacaaactgtcagaaacagactccatgagaCATGACGTCTTCTAGTGGGATCTGAGCTCACAGTCCAGCACCGAGCAGCTCCGTTCACCAGAGAACACCAGGTTCACCCCCGGAGCCTCattctcttcacagatgagagcaggttcacactgagcacatgtgaccgACGGAATCGGGTGAGTTACCTGCACAGACTCCACACCAGAGCCAGGTTGTCTTTTCCTCCAGAAATAAAATGGCTGCTGTCGTCAGTGAACTTCAGACAGGTGACGTCCTGATAGTGACGACTGAGGACAGACAGCAGTTTACCTGTGCACACCTGAATCAATCAAAGAGAGTGAGTTTGAATCAACAGGACGCAGAGGGGTTGCCATAGAAACCAGAGactgtacattttttaaattcaaataaagaaaagcatGAAGAAGGCACCTCCCACAGGTAAATGGCCTCCGCGACTCCAGCAGCGAGGAAGAGTCCGTCAGGTGAAGCCGTCACACAGGTGACCACACCTGGACACACAATCTTTTGCTGCAGCTgatcctgcaacacacacacacacacacacacacacacacacacacacacacacacattgtgacaTGACCTCTAActgttatttcttcttctttcataaATCACAACCACCATCTGAAGCggcagcttttcaaaataaagttcttCACATCACTTTAAAATAAGCTTCATGAAGTTCAGCAGgtttttcttcaataacttcattttaattttcagatGAGTCTGTTTAAGGgttgctgtttttaaaatgacgtTTTTATTTACAGGGTTTGGTCTGAGAGTCCCAGCAGAGGGCCGGGTGAGTCCGAGTGAATCTGAGTGAGTCCGAGTGAATCTGAGTGAGTCCGAGTGAATCTGAGTGAGTCCGAGTGAATGTGAGTGAGTCCGGATGTCTCGTACCTTCCTCTGGATCTCCCAGACGTTGATGAAGTTCTTTCCGAGCTGGGCGGAGAGCAGGAACTCCCCGCGGAGCAGCGACAGAGTCCGGGCCGAGCTGTTCCCTCCCCGGTATGAGAGCAGGCTGGAGCCGCTGTAGAGGTCGAACACGGTGCTGTTCCACAGCTGAGAGCCGGAGTCACTGGTCACTACCACCTCCAGAGGAGCCGCCATGTTGGCTCCAGCAACAACAAACCCGCACACGcgggttttcttcttcttcttcttcttcttcttcttcttcttcttctgctgctgctgttgtttattGGCGCTTGGTAAACCAGCTTATAGGTACATTACCACCACCTTCTGGACTGGAGCGTAGAgcagcaaacaataaaaatgtatgtgataTTTTGCTTTTCGTCTTTTAATCCTGATATTAATTCTCTTCATTGTTCATTAGGGCCCGAGCGCTGTGAAGCAGCGAAGgttcttattcttcttctttttattgtttgcgcAAGTTTAGGGATGTTCCCGTGGGTGAAAACTCACCGGCTTTTGCAGACACGTCAGGTAAACTGTGGGTTtaaagcatagactgtatataaaggtttaaagcatagactgtatataaaggtttgaagcatagactgtatataaaggtttaaagcatagactgtatataaaggtttaaaGGGACATCGTACATGGGCGGAGCAAAACAGCTCTGTAGCACCCCCTACAATTTATAAGAAATCAATATGAAATCATATAGCCCAACACACATTGTCAAGCAAAATATAACATAAAAAAGAGGTGAATGTAGGGGATAAAGAGTTCATAAAATCAGGCGTAAAAAGTAGgtgtaaaaatgtgtgcaaAAAATGAAGGAATTAAATAGTAAACATGTCAGTAGAATGTTGCAAATCTTTTCACACTGGGATTAGATGACTCGTGTTCATTATTGATTCATCACAAGTTACCTGATTTACACAACACTGATTATCAAGGCATGATGGAGGATGAAGACGTGTCTGACAAAAATCTGTTGAAAATGtctcagaaaagaaaacatccagaACTGAGATAAAGCAGTTAAAAGTGAAGAAAGCAGAGTCAGAGAGTGATGAAGGTCTGActcaggaggagcagcagagacaataTTCTGCTGCAGACATTAAAACGttccaaaagaaaaccaaaggaACCAGACAAGTGAAAGTAGAAGATCATTTCTCTGAAGTCAACAGGCCTCTGACTAAAAAATGTGATGGAGAAGATGTTCTAACAGAACAGGAAATGTATAGATTAAAGAAACTGATTGTCAAAGTTAAAGCACAGATCATTGATGATGATGTCTAATATTGataacttgtgttttctctgtctgccGCTGGTCTGTTCTTCTCAACCTTCTCTCTCATGTACGAATTCCTTATTGGGACGTTAAACCTGAATGTTCATGAACCATGATGTCCATGTTGAGtgtggttctagaggtttcatCCAATTAATAgggttaaatgtgtgtgtgtgtgtgtgtgtgtgtgtgtgtgtgtgtgtgtgtgtgtgtgtgtgtgtgtgtgtgtgtgacatatgCTGAGGTAAACACCCGTCAGATTAATGTTGACAAGCTGTTCTGTTTAATCCTCCTTCCTCTGtcacagcagccaatcagagctgcc
Proteins encoded in this region:
- the wdr18 gene encoding WD repeat-containing protein 18, which codes for MAAPLEVVVTSDSGSQLWNSTVFDLYSGSSLLSYRGGNSSARTLSLLRGEFLLSAQLGKNFINVWEIQRKDQLQQKIVCPGVVTCVTASPDGLFLAAGVAEAIYLWEVCTGKLLSVLSRHYQDVTCLKFTDDSSHFISGGKDNLALVWSLCSVIQLDLNHTPDPRHVLSRHSLPITDLHCGLMGAQARVATASLDQTVKMWELSSGELLLSILFDVEIMSVTFDPCEYFLFCGGTDGNIFQVSLCSQSLSRDKSFQSDNDGNQVFKGHRNLVTCLSVSMDGTLLASGSHDETVRLWDVQSKQSIRCLAHKGPVTNVFITAAPANMFLPDSRPVVPLPRFSRHLHASEGDGGESGDVCVRLAPCTQEEEETYLQKADRLSSLMNAVTDKSVFGDGENTKVRVAELEEEVQTLKKINKDLYDFSSQLITKPT